The following are encoded together in the Blautia obeum ATCC 29174 genome:
- a CDS encoding baseplate J/gp47 family protein produces MADTMEKKIQDFKTAMAAMLANAPLEVDTELVQKLKNIEDLPLNEITQDVLIEQFYDMGEYLNVDTRQGSIYWDASMGSIIRTSTFLEQLKMVKEIISIFTCTGDVLDEKMMERGLTRNPANPTPATYYVSFVGMVPEMDSKMSVDDYFFTLSSDSEGRYILISEDMGTDMNNLVSGTKVIPELDVDGLISATLGELAIPAIDAESDDSARERLINRISGPDENGNKSQVRTWCESVEGVGAARIIPLWKGPYTVKGVIISAVGGVPSQTVIDNVQNYIDPGCTGMGEGVANIGQFFTAVAVEAVKIDITVSVLKKSDATYSGIQEAFKNLLQKYFVEMSLEEYTNGMAIRYAHVGSILENMDEVIDYDELKLNGNSANITFSILQIPILGEVTVDGNIL; encoded by the coding sequence ATGGCTGATACGATGGAGAAAAAAATACAGGATTTTAAAACAGCGATGGCAGCAATGCTTGCAAATGCCCCGTTGGAAGTTGATACAGAACTCGTGCAGAAGCTGAAAAACATTGAAGATTTACCTTTGAATGAGATCACACAGGATGTTCTGATTGAACAGTTCTATGACATGGGAGAATATCTGAATGTAGACACGAGACAGGGAAGCATTTACTGGGATGCATCTATGGGAAGCATTATCCGAACCAGTACATTCCTTGAACAGTTGAAAATGGTAAAAGAGATCATATCTATTTTCACATGTACAGGTGATGTACTAGATGAAAAAATGATGGAGCGAGGATTGACGAGGAATCCAGCGAATCCTACGCCAGCTACATATTACGTCTCATTTGTTGGCATGGTTCCAGAAATGGATTCTAAAATGTCAGTAGACGATTATTTTTTTACCTTATCCAGTGATTCAGAGGGAAGATACATTCTTATATCCGAAGATATGGGAACCGACATGAATAATCTGGTATCTGGAACTAAGGTTATTCCTGAACTGGATGTAGACGGACTTATCAGCGCAACCCTCGGAGAGCTGGCTATTCCTGCAATTGATGCAGAAAGTGATGATTCGGCAAGGGAACGTTTAATAAACCGAATCTCAGGGCCAGACGAGAATGGAAATAAATCTCAGGTGCGTACATGGTGCGAATCTGTGGAAGGTGTAGGAGCAGCACGAATCATTCCCTTATGGAAAGGACCATATACAGTAAAGGGCGTTATCATTTCAGCGGTTGGAGGAGTACCATCACAGACAGTTATAGATAATGTCCAGAATTATATCGATCCTGGATGTACAGGAATGGGTGAAGGAGTTGCAAATATAGGACAGTTCTTTACTGCCGTAGCTGTTGAAGCAGTGAAGATTGACATTACAGTTTCTGTGTTGAAAAAAAGTGATGCGACATATTCAGGAATACAGGAAGCGTTCAAAAACCTTTTACAGAAATATTTTGTCGAAATGTCACTGGAAGAATATACAAACGGTATGGCAATCCGATACGCACATGTTGGCTCCATACTTGAAAATATGGACGAGGTTATTGATTATGACGAACTGAAACTGAATGGGAACTCAGCAAATATTACCTTTTCTATTTTGCAGATTCCTATACTGGGGGAGGTGACTGTCGATGGAAATATTTTATAA
- a CDS encoding DUF2634 domain-containing protein, whose protein sequence is MDEDENVDFVSNEEDDLEESIIYRTYRMDFQNKRIIGMIDGLEAAGQGMFKALQTRRYAYEIYDDQYGSDIMNKLGNIDLSPDYLEADMPVMISDAFLNMEEILEIDDLQFEILDVDSIYVSFAASTIFGDTIIEGDISNG, encoded by the coding sequence ATGGATGAAGACGAAAATGTTGATTTTGTTTCCAATGAGGAAGATGATCTGGAAGAAAGCATAATATATCGAACATACCGAATGGATTTTCAGAATAAGCGGATCATCGGTATGATTGATGGATTAGAAGCCGCCGGTCAGGGAATGTTTAAGGCATTGCAGACGAGAAGATATGCCTATGAAATATACGATGATCAATATGGCAGTGACATTATGAATAAATTAGGCAACATTGATTTATCTCCTGATTATCTGGAAGCTGATATGCCAGTAATGATATCAGATGCCTTTTTGAACATGGAGGAAATCTTAGAAATTGACGATTTACAGTTTGAAATATTAGATGTGGATTCCATCTATGTTTCATTTGCAGCATCGACCATATTTGGCGATACCATAATAGAGGGGGATATAAGCAATGGCTGA